The genomic DNA TACACGGCACCTGGCCCGCCCTGGGCAGTCAGTCCTATGGAGAACGCGCAGCCAGCCTGCCCGTGCACGGCGAGGTCTTTCCGCCCAAGGATCACGGCAACACGACTCACATCAGCATCTGGGACGAGCAGGGCAACCTGCTGAGCCTGACCCAGAGCATCAATTACTTCTTCGGCAGCGGGCTGATCGTCAACGGGTATCTGCTCAACAACCAGATGAGTGATTTCTCCTTCGAGACCGATGACCCGCTCAACCGCCCGGCTCCCGGAAAACGCCCGCGCAGCAGCATGGCGCCGCTGATCGGCCTGCGCGAGGGCCAGCCCGTGCTCTGTCTGGGCACACCCGGTGGGCCGCGGATTCCCGGTGCCATGGAACAGATCCTGATCAATCACATCGATTTCGGCATGAGTCTGCAGCAGGCGATCGACGCCCCGCGCATGCACCCGATGGGCCTGACCCTGGTGCACGAGACCCGGCTGGCGCCGGAGCTCATCGCTGCCCTCGCGGATCTGGGTTACAAGCCCTATCCCTATGGGGACTTCAATTCCTATTTCGGCGGGGCACACGGCATCGCGCGGGCCGCCGACGGCACCCTCGAAGGTGGCGCCGATCCTCGACGCGGTGGCCAGGTGGCCGGGTACGACCGTTGAGCGCCCGGCTGACACACCCTCTCCACCGCTTGCCCCTGGGACTGCTGGCCCTGTTCCTGCTCTCCTCCCTGCCGGCCCGGGCGATCACTCCGGGCGAGGCCGAGCAGGCCGAAGCGCAATGGCTCAAGGCCTGCGCCGTGATCCGCGAGGCCCGTTATCCCAACGGCAGCAAGATCCCCGCCCGTGATACCAGCGGCAGTGGGCTGCTGGGGCACGAGGACGGCGAGCTGACCACCAGTCTGGGCCGGCTGGAATCCAAGCAGGCCACCCTGCAGAGTGGCTGGGTCTGGATCGTGGCCGACCTGGTCAACCAGGCGGGCGTGGCACGCGGCGACTCCGTGGGCATCACCATGACCGGTTCCTTCCCCGCTCTCGACATTGCCGTGTTGATGGTGCTGGAAGCGGGGGGCGTCCACTGGGTGGGCGTGTCCAGTTTCGGGGCCTCCACCTGGGGCGCGAACACGGCCGAAGCAAGCTGGCCCTGGATGGAGCAGCTGCTGCTCGAGAAAGGACTGCTGTCGCACGGCTCCCGCTGGCTCACGCCCGGCGGCTCCAGCGACCGATTCCTGGGCCTGCCGCTGGAGCAGTGTCTGGGCCTGGCCGAGTTGATGCGGGACTTCGACAACTCCTTCCATCCCTCCAGTCTGCAGCAGGCGGTGGAACTGCGCAGGGTCTATTTCGGGCACCCGGCCGCCTATATCAATGTGGGTGGCGGACATGCCGCCATCGGCACCAACGGTTTCGGGCGGCTGGCCCACCCCGGCTTGCTCAACCGCAGCGACGAGCTGCTGGCCGAAGGCCTCAAGGACAGCCGGGGAGTGCCCGGGCTGCTGCAGCACTATCTGGAGGCGGGCACGCCCGTGATCCAGCTGATGGACATCGGCGACCTGGCCACCCGCTGGAACCTGCCGGTGCCGCCCACGGAACTGCATTCACCCCACGTGGACCGTGTCAAGCCGGGTGAGAAATGACCCTCTGGATCCTGCTGGGCATGGTGGCCTGGTTCGCCGCGGTGACATTTCGCTGGAACTGGCCCATCGGGCTGGGGCTGGCCTCGGCGGCCGCTCTCGGGGGGCTGGTGGCGGGGGTGCCGCCCTGGGCGCCCGGTGGTGACGGCCTGCTGCGCCATCTGGTGGAAGGTTCCTTCGTCTACATCGATCCGATCCTGATCATGGCCACGGCCCTGGTGTTCATGAAGGCCATCGAGGCCAGCGGTCTGCTGCCCGCGCTCTCGGTGCGCATCCTGCGCGGACTGGCCCACCGCCCGATGCTGCTGGCGATCCTGATGGGCGCCTTCATCGCCTTTCCGGGCATGCTCACCGGACTCACCACCGCCAGCGTGCTCACCACGGGCGCGATCGCCGCCCCTCCCCTGATGAAACTGGGGCTCGACCGGCGGCGCACGGGAGCGTTCATCGCGATCTGCGCGATCATCGGAATGGTGGCACCTCCGATCAACCTGCCCGTGATGATCATTGGCGGCGGGGTGGACATGCCCTACATCGGCTTCACCGTTCCGCTGCTGGTGCTGACCCTGCCGACCCTGGTGTTCACGGCGCTCTTCCTGGCCTGGCCGAGCCTCCGCAAGGGCGATGCCCGGGCTGTGCTCGCCGGACTCGACGATGGTCCCTGGCAGCGTCACGGAGTGAAACTGTTGTTGCCCCTGCTGTTGGTGCTGGTGCTGATGAGCGCCCCTCAGCTCTTCCCGGGGCGTGTGCCCTCGCTGGGACTGCCGCTGGTGTTCCTGCTGGGCGCCCTGCTGGCCATGGTCACGGGCGACCGAGTGCGGCTCGTGGACTGTGCCTCGGCGGCCGTGCGACAGGCCCTGCCCGTGATGGCGATTCTGGTGGGCGTGGGCTGTTTCATCCAGGTGATGACTCTCACGGGCATGCGTGGCGAGCTGGTGCTGAGTTGCCTGGAACTGCCCCACTGGCTGCTCTTCGTGAGCATGCTCTTCGCCCTCCCGATGTTCGGTGCGGTCAGCGCCTTCGGCAGCGCCAGCGTGCTGGGTGTGCCCTTCCTGCTGGCCCTGCTGGGCCGCCCCGAATTGTGGGTGGCCGCCGGGCTGTCCATGCTGGCGGCCCTGGGCGACCTGATGCCCCCCACGGCCCTTTCGGGCATTTTCGCGGCCCAGGTGGTGGGCGAAGAAAAGTACACGCGCGTGCTGCGCCATTGCCTGGTGCCCGCGTTGCTGCTGGCGGGCTGGGGTCTGGCGACGATCCTGTTCGCCGCCCAGTTTGCCGCCGTGTTCACCCCGGCACCCTGATGGAGGTCCCGTGCTGTTCGTGATCTACCTCTGCATCACCGGCCTGCTCTGCGCGCTGATCGTGCGCGAGCTGCTGCGCTCGCGCGATTGGCGCGAGCAGGGCGTGGCCGCCCTGGTGCTGGTCCCCCTCCTGCTGCGCGTGTTGCTGATCAAATGAGCTCGCAGTCCACATCGCGGGGCGCGCGCATGCGTGGCCCCCTGCTGCTGCTGGCCAGTCTGCTGGTCTGCCTGCTGGCCGGTCGTGATTTCCTGCTGCAGAGACACGCGGAAGCCCTGGTGGCGGGGCCGGGCGTCTGTGAGTCCAGGGTGCTGAGTGACTGGTTCAGCCCGCTCGCCGGCGGACGCGGTGACACCGAAGTCTTTCTGCTGGCTGCCTCCGAGGAAGATGATGGTGGGCCGCGAGTGCTGGTGCTGGGCGGCGTGCATCCCAACGAACCCGCCGGTTATCTGGCGGCCGTGCTGCTGGTCGAAAACCTGCAGGTGGACACAGGCAGGCTCTGGGTGATTCCCCGGTCCAACGCCAGTGCCTTCAGCGCCACCGAACCCCAGGAAGGCCATCCCCAGCACTACACGCTGGCGGCCCGCGATGGCAGCCCGCGCGAGTTCCGCCTGGGCAGTCGCCTGACCAATCCGCTGGACCAGTGGCCCGACCCCGAGATCACCGTGCATCACCCCAGCGGGCAGAAGCTCTCGGGCAACGAGACCCGCAACCTGAACCGCTGTTTTCCCGGACGCCCCGGGGGCAGTCACACCGAACAGGTGGCCTGGGCGATCAGCCAGCTGATCGAGCGCGAACGCATCGAACTGGTGATCGACCTGCACGAAGCCTCACTCGAGTATCCGGTGATCAATGCCATCGTCTGCCACGAACGCGCCTCGGAGATCGCCGGAGCGGCCCTCTTCGGACTGGAAATGGATGGTTTCGAGTTCAATCTGGAACCTTCGCCAAAGAATCTGCACGGACTGAGCCACCGCGAACTGGGCGACCGCTTCGACGGGCTCTACGCCCTGCTGATGGAAACCGCGAACCCGATCCAGGGCCGCCTGCGCGGCCGGACCCAGGTCTCGCAGATCATCGAGGGCACCGACGCCTGTTACCTGCGCGCCCAGGCCATCGGCATGAACCGCGTCCCATTCACGGCCGACGGGATTCCCCTGCGCCTGCGGGTGGCCAGGCATCTGGCCGGGTTCCGGGAGCTGCTCGCCGGCCTGACCTGGACCGACCCCGACCGTGAGATGCTCTTCCGCGGCCTGCCCGACAAGGACACCCTGCTGGAACAGGGTCTCGCCCCCTTTCTGAATCCTGCTGTCCGCTGAGCCTTTCGCCAGGGCCGTGAATCCTGCCAGCTTCTCGCCACACAAGGGACTTCCCCCACGCTGCCGTGTGATCCGCAGCTTCCTGTCTTCCCCGGCTGACGCGGCTCAAACATTCCTTTCTCCACTCCATCAAGACGGTCCGGCAGCATCCGATACAGACGCTTGACAGATCTCAGTGGCTGCCAACATCATTGTCCCGTACAAGCAAAGGCCCAAGACATGAACTCCTCGATGACCCTGCGCACCCGTCTGGTCGGGCTCTTTCTGATTCTCGGCCTGGTGCCGCTGGTGATCTTCGCGATCCTGCTCACCAAACAGGCCGGCCTGGCTCTCAACCAGACCTCCGGCGAGGCCATGGAGGCCGTGGCCACCCAGACGATCTCCTCCATCGAAAAGCAACTGGCGGAACGTTATGGCCAGGTCCAGTCCTTCGCCAGCACCACGAAACTGCTGCCCGAACAGATCCCCAATCTGCCCAACAGCATGAACATCTACGTGGGCGCGTACTACATATATGACCTCATGCTGGCCCTCGATCCGGAGGGCAAGGTGCTGGCCGCGAACACCAAGGACCAGGCAGGCAAGCCCGTGGACAGCTCTTCCCTGCTGGGCACCAACATGGCCGACCAGGCCTTCTTCAGGGAGTGCATGTCCGGCTCGATCGGCGTGGGCCAGACCTGGTACGAGGATGTGAACCGCTTCCCCGAAGTGGCGGAGGCGCTCGGAGGATCGCCGATGAACCTGCGTTTCGCCGCGCCGATCCG from Candidatus Delongbacteria bacterium includes the following:
- the pgsW gene encoding poly-gamma-glutamate system protein, with amino-acid sequence MSARLTHPLHRLPLGLLALFLLSSLPARAITPGEAEQAEAQWLKACAVIREARYPNGSKIPARDTSGSGLLGHEDGELTTSLGRLESKQATLQSGWVWIVADLVNQAGVARGDSVGITMTGSFPALDIAVLMVLEAGGVHWVGVSSFGASTWGANTAEASWPWMEQLLLEKGLLSHGSRWLTPGGSSDRFLGLPLEQCLGLAELMRDFDNSFHPSSLQQAVELRRVYFGHPAAYINVGGGHAAIGTNGFGRLAHPGLLNRSDELLAEGLKDSRGVPGLLQHYLEAGTPVIQLMDIGDLATRWNLPVPPTELHSPHVDRVKPGEK
- a CDS encoding TRAP transporter large permease subunit, which translates into the protein MTLWILLGMVAWFAAVTFRWNWPIGLGLASAAALGGLVAGVPPWAPGGDGLLRHLVEGSFVYIDPILIMATALVFMKAIEASGLLPALSVRILRGLAHRPMLLAILMGAFIAFPGMLTGLTTASVLTTGAIAAPPLMKLGLDRRRTGAFIAICAIIGMVAPPINLPVMIIGGGVDMPYIGFTVPLLVLTLPTLVFTALFLAWPSLRKGDARAVLAGLDDGPWQRHGVKLLLPLLLVLVLMSAPQLFPGRVPSLGLPLVFLLGALLAMVTGDRVRLVDCASAAVRQALPVMAILVGVGCFIQVMTLTGMRGELVLSCLELPHWLLFVSMLFALPMFGAVSAFGSASVLGVPFLLALLGRPELWVAAGLSMLAALGDLMPPTALSGIFAAQVVGEEKYTRVLRHCLVPALLLAGWGLATILFAAQFAAVFTPAP
- a CDS encoding succinylglutamate desuccinylase/aspartoacylase family protein codes for the protein MLVLGGVHPNEPAGYLAAVLLVENLQVDTGRLWVIPRSNASAFSATEPQEGHPQHYTLAARDGSPREFRLGSRLTNPLDQWPDPEITVHHPSGQKLSGNETRNLNRCFPGRPGGSHTEQVAWAISQLIERERIELVIDLHEASLEYPVINAIVCHERASEIAGAALFGLEMDGFEFNLEPSPKNLHGLSHRELGDRFDGLYALLMETANPIQGRLRGRTQVSQIIEGTDACYLRAQAIGMNRVPFTADGIPLRLRVARHLAGFRELLAGLTWTDPDREMLFRGLPDKDTLLEQGLAPFLNPAVR